Proteins encoded within one genomic window of Bacillus sp. F19:
- a CDS encoding N-acetylmuramoyl-L-alanine amidase produces the protein MHPEDNQLFGDDANDTAVSVELCRPGNFKEVYDRYVWYHVYLCRKFGLDPLKKIVPHSKLDPRRRTDPESWLKPNGVTWSQFIKEVKYYYDNWSVKPAANTTKK, from the coding sequence ATCCATCCTGAAGATAATCAATTATTTGGTGATGACGCTAACGATACTGCGGTAAGTGTAGAACTTTGCCGCCCGGGTAATTTTAAAGAGGTATATGACCGTTATGTTTGGTATCATGTGTATCTTTGCAGAAAATTCGGTTTAGATCCACTTAAGAAAATTGTTCCTCACAGCAAGTTAGATCCTCGCAGACGTACTGATCCGGAAAGTTGGTTAAAGCCTAACGGGGTTACTTGGTCACAGTTTATTAAAGAAGTAAAATATTATTATGATAACTGGTCTGTTAAGCCTGCAGCAAATACGACAAAAAAATGA
- the istA gene encoding IS21 family transposase gives MITRGDFFMIKDMYKRGMSISDIARELELDRGTVRKYINSSVAPSKQKRTKTKSKLDSYKEYLHQRMLEDGVFNGERLLDEIKQLGYTGGKTILKDYIKPFRDKEKKKYSVRYETLPGEQMQVDWKEIGEIILNGERIKLSMFVATLGYSRMKYAEFTTSQDQEHVLQCLISSFKYFGGVPQKILFDNMRTVTDGREQGIVKWNARFAEFAAYYDFIPKACKPYRAKTKGKVERAIQYITNSFYVGTTFDSIEDINLQVERWLDGIGNRKKNDTTGVPPQERWSEEKLSSLPKINYDTSYRVYRKTHFDSTLSYKGHKWLLPKEFALKDILVKESLTGVLRFFYQGEEITAFQTPASVISLADQIKKKQSAVVAAPHSVPEVSVNTRPLSVYDDLLRGES, from the coding sequence ATGATTACAAGAGGGGATTTTTTTATGATTAAAGATATGTACAAGCGAGGAATGTCTATTTCTGATATTGCAAGAGAACTAGAGCTAGATCGTGGAACGGTTAGGAAATACATAAACTCTTCTGTAGCTCCTTCAAAGCAAAAGCGAACAAAGACAAAAAGCAAGTTGGATTCATACAAGGAATACCTTCATCAACGGATGCTGGAAGATGGCGTTTTTAACGGTGAACGCTTATTAGATGAAATCAAACAATTGGGATATACCGGAGGGAAAACGATTTTAAAAGATTACATTAAGCCCTTTAGAGATAAGGAGAAGAAGAAGTATTCTGTACGATATGAAACTTTACCAGGTGAACAGATGCAGGTGGATTGGAAAGAGATTGGAGAAATCATTCTAAACGGAGAGCGAATAAAGCTTTCTATGTTTGTTGCAACATTAGGTTACTCCAGAATGAAATATGCGGAGTTTACAACGTCTCAAGATCAAGAACATGTCCTTCAATGTTTGATTAGCAGCTTTAAGTACTTCGGCGGAGTTCCGCAGAAAATACTGTTTGATAATATGCGAACAGTGACAGATGGACGTGAACAAGGAATCGTGAAGTGGAACGCTCGATTTGCGGAATTTGCAGCCTATTACGATTTTATTCCTAAAGCCTGCAAGCCCTATAGGGCTAAAACGAAAGGCAAAGTTGAACGAGCGATTCAATATATCACAAATAGCTTTTATGTTGGAACTACATTCGATTCCATTGAAGATATTAATCTTCAAGTAGAACGTTGGCTTGACGGAATTGGCAATCGCAAAAAGAATGATACCACAGGTGTCCCTCCACAAGAACGCTGGTCGGAAGAAAAACTTAGTTCATTACCAAAAATCAATTATGACACGAGCTATCGCGTCTATCGTAAGACACATTTTGATAGCACCCTATCTTATAAAGGACACAAGTGGCTACTCCCAAAGGAATTTGCATTAAAGGATATCCTGGTTAAAGAATCATTAACTGGAGTACTTCGTTTCTTTTATCAAGGTGAAGAGATTACAGCATTTCAAACACCAGCATCAGTCATTTCATTAGCTGATCAAATAAAAAAGAAACAGAGTGCCGTGGTTGCCGCCCCGCATTCTGTTCCCGAAGTATCCGTCAATACTCGTCCTCTCTCCGTTTATGACGATCTCTTGAGAGGTGAATCATGA
- a CDS encoding XRE family transcriptional regulator, with translation MEEIHLIIAKNLKIFRESKKLSLERVAELTGVSKTMIGQIERGESCPTITTIWKIANGLKISFTSLINNPQPDTKVVLKREIQTLSEDNGKYRVYPYFPFEDDRRFEVYTVEIEKGGFLCADSHREGTEEFLTVFEGELTVRVNNNEYTVSSGDSIRFKADRTHTYHNSGETLTRLSMIIFYPV, from the coding sequence ATGGAGGAAATACATCTTATCATTGCAAAAAACTTAAAAATCTTTAGAGAAAGTAAGAAATTAAGTCTTGAAAGAGTTGCTGAATTAACAGGAGTAAGTAAAACGATGATAGGTCAAATCGAAAGAGGGGAATCATGCCCCACGATTACAACCATTTGGAAAATAGCCAATGGATTAAAAATTTCTTTTACTTCACTAATAAATAATCCGCAGCCAGATACAAAAGTGGTTTTAAAAAGGGAAATTCAAACATTATCTGAAGACAACGGAAAATATCGGGTCTATCCTTACTTTCCCTTCGAAGATGATAGACGCTTTGAAGTTTATACTGTCGAGATTGAGAAGGGCGGATTCCTATGTGCTGATTCGCACAGAGAGGGAACTGAAGAGTTCTTAACTGTTTTTGAAGGGGAACTAACTGTACGTGTAAATAATAATGAATATACAGTTAGTAGTGGTGATTCTATTAGATTCAAGGCTGACAGAACCCATACCTATCATAATTCAGGGGAAACATTAACTCGATTAAGTATGATTATATTTTATCCAGTTTAA